The following coding sequences lie in one Coraliomargarita parva genomic window:
- a CDS encoding SGNH/GDSL hydrolase family protein, which translates to MCRAVLILWFCLIAGRMHSANMVVFGDSLSDGGFYSFRFTDPGGDLWHEYLADRLGYARATTSF; encoded by the coding sequence ATGTGCCGCGCCGTCCTCATACTCTGGTTCTGTCTCATTGCCGGACGTATGCACTCGGCCAACATGGTCGTATTCGGGGACAGCCTTTCGGACGGCGGTTTCTACAGCTTTCGCTTCACGGATCCCGGCGGCGACCTCTGGCATGAATACCTCGCGGACCGTTTGGGCTATGCGCGTGCCACCACCAGCTTCTGA